The sequence gatgGTTTAACAACATCTATATATATTCACATTGTACATTTGACTATATTtctcaattaaaattaaaataattgttAAAAAAACACTTCAAGTATACTACACTACAATCTCTCTAGATGCACTCCTAGTATCTTGGAAATTATATGCACTTAAAGAATATAATTATCTAGATAATTCAATTTAGAAGGAAAAAACCCTAATAAATTAGACCAATCTATTTGTGTTAACATTGAAAATAATAAATAGTAAATAATGATTAACAtctcttaaaaaaatatttaaaaaagacttaattaataatttaaatcatgttaaaaataatataatatatttttatcatctataatattaatttttttaataaaaatgtaaTAGTTAAATAACATTTATTTATACTCACAATGCCCATTTGACTATATttgttaattaaaataaaaataattacaaGCTTGAAAGACACTCCATACAATAAAAAATTGATTAAAGAGGCTAAATTTTTGTTAGAGGAGGTATACTTGCACTCCAAACTCAAGCACCATGGAAAGAATATGCACCTTACACATATGTGAAAATCACAAGTACTCAATTCAATTTAGAATCTTTAAGCCCACAATTTAATAAATAACAATTAAATTCTAAAAAATAAAAGAGATGAGATCATAGTTCtaaatttgttaaaaaaataaattatttagacaattcaatttttgaaggaaaaaaccTAATAAAGTAGGTCAATTTAATTTTGTTATTGAGATAATAACATTCTaaaacataaatattgaattatgaTTAACATCTATTCAAAAAAGATTATTTACAAAAGACAAAACtaacaatttaaaaaatatataaaataaaaaaataattttattattaatttttaaattttatatattttttattacaagATTAGTAAATTATGATTAAAAATAATATTACTAATTATGGAGAATTAAAAGTGTGTaatgtcattttttttttcaaaaataagaataagaacaaatataaaataaaaatataaaataatattcttATATTCCTCTAAATATAATATACTAGTATAATACATTGTTATAttctataatattaatttttttgataaaaatttgattgtTAAATCTAACTAATATTCACAATGCacatttgacaatatttttaaTTGAAATTAAAATGATTGCATGTTTGAAAAAAACActtcatttaattaaaaaaattgctttAAGGAATATTCATATAAAAGGCTAAAATTTGTAGAAGAGGTATACTTCAATCCAATCTCTTTAGATGCACTCTAAACACGAATTTGCACCTTACACATGTTTgacaatttgaatttttttattgaatgttataaaataaaatacaaattaaAAGACATCTGAAAATACAGACTTAATAAGTGTAGATGATGCttgatggaaaaataaaataaaaggaaggAAAGGATGAAAGAAAGCGAAGAAAGTATATTTTCCCACTATGTATAATGTAAATGAATAAGTATCTTACACGCAGGCATTTAATCTGTTTCCACAATTTTTGAAGCGCACTCGGATACTGCCGTCTTGAGTTATGTTAATCGTTGCAGCGTACGTGGTTCTCTTTCAGGTCTTGACAGACAAATCAGCGGCAGATCAAAATATCTCAAATGCCCTACACGGCTGTAGCGGTTACAATGCCCTCAACGCTAGTGTTTACAAGGCAAATCTTGATCCGGTCTTGAATTCCCTGGCCAAAGACGTCTTAACTTCTCGTTTTGGGAATGAATCGAAGGGAACAGGCGGCGATGAAGTGTATGGCCTTGCTCAGTGCAGGGCCGACTTCCCTCTCTCTCACTGTGTCCAATGTTTTCAAGAGGCACGGGACCAGCTTGCCCTGTTTTGCCCTACACAAAATGGAGGCCGAGTGTATGTCGACGGTTGTTTCCTGCGATACGAGAATGCTACATTTTTCACCCAGCCTTACGACACCGGCTACTCTAATTGTAGCTCTTCTTCCAACAGCAGCGCTGAGAAATTTCCAGAGAAAACGCTGAAATTGATTACCGAGACCGTTGGCAGAGCTCCTGCAAATAACAGTTTTGCAATTGCTTGGACAGTTGATTCGGCTTCCTCCACAAATATATATGTTCTTGCTGAATGTTGGGAGTCTCTTGCTCCTGACGGCTGCCAAACATGTCTGGAGCAGGCTCAGAATCAGATAGGCAACTGTCTTCCATCTACGCAAGGTCAAGTGCTCGAAGCCGGCTGCTATTTGCGATACGACACGAATTCTTTCTTTGCTCTCAATGGGCTTGCAGGTAACATAGATTGTAACGAAATCTGAAAGAGGGATCATTTAATTCCATTGTTTCTTGCTTGAATTGTAACGTTTGACTGTTAAACTTTACAGCGACAAACACAGATCGAGGTGGAGGATCAAAATCGAAGACTGTGGGGATTATTGTTGGAATTACAGGGGGAGCAGTTCTCGTCATAGTGGCCGCTTTGTTTGCCTATTTCAAATTCAGACAACCCACTCTTGGGAGTGAACGGCTCGACAGAGATCAGCCAGGTGATTTTCGTTGTAATTTCGCAGACGAGGAACCAAATTTTGGGGGAAAAGCTGTGAGGTTTGATTACGAACAGCTTAGAGCGGCAACTGACGATTTCGATGACAAGAATAAGATTGGGGAAGGGGGCTTCGGCCAGGTTTATAAGGTACCAAACAATCTTTCTGCTCAGTTAAATGATAATTTAACCTGCAGGTTGAAATATTTCAGAGTTAACCAACAATCTTTTGCTCTTATGATGTCAATTAAAcctgaaaattgaaattttgacacTTACCCAATAATCTTTTGCTCCGATGATGTGAATTTAACCTGAAAGTTGAATTATTTGAGAGGTTACAGGGAACACTGCAGAGCGGGAGGGAGATAGCGGTAAAGAGGCTGTTTGCAAGCGAGTCGGACAGAGTCACAAACGAGTTCTGGACAGAAGTTGAGGTTATCAGCAGTGTCTCTCATAGGAATCTGGTTACGTTGCTGGGATGCTGTACGCTACAAGACCAAAGGTTTCTCGTGTTCGAATATATGGCAAATCGAAGCCTCGACAAAAATCTCTTTGGTATGGATCCCAGATAGCATTTAATTTAGTTTTCatacctctttttcttcaaaacagTTAGCAGCTagtagaaaaaaaaaagtaaacatGTTTTTATGAAGTTCAACAGTACTGCATGTTAAAATCTTGTTTCCTCTTTTATCGTCGGCATTCCAATCGGGAAGAGTCTCGAGTTAACAAATAAGAATTTACTTAATATCGCAGGTAAGAGAAAAACTAGCCTAAGTTGGGAAGCACGATTCGACATCATATTGGGCACAGCGAGAGGTTTGGCTTACCTCCATGAGCATTCTCATGTACGCATTGTGCACAGAGACATTAAAGCTGCCAATATTCTGTTAGATGACAAATTCCAGCCCAAAATTGCAGATTTTGGATTGGCAAGGCTCTTCCCTCGTGACAGAACCCATCTCACTACAAGGGTTGGGGGAACACTGTAAGAATATTTAGTTCTTTATGAGCCTGTTTTTTTCCAAGTGATTTATATCGAATAACCTTCAATTTTTCTCAATACTCTGTATTGCAGAGGTTATACGGCTCCAGAATATGCAGTCCATGGTCAATTAACAGAAAAGGCCGATGTGTACAGCTACGGCGTGGTCGTTCTGGAGATAATTAGCGGTAGAAAGTCTATCCAGACGGGACTTCCATCTGATACGCAGCTTCTACTACCCTGGGTACACCTCTAATTATAGTTTCTATTTTTCATTAAAAGTTCGAGTGTAGCCGTTCTAAAGAAATGTATTATTGCAGACGTGGAGACTATATCAAAGAAATGAAGGATTGGGTATTGTGGATCCAAGGCTGGGAGGAACGTTCGATGCAGAACAGGTGTTGAAAGTAATAAATATTGCTCTTGCGTGCACGCATGACTCTTCATCAAAGAGACCGTCAATGTCATATGTTGTATCAATGCTTGCCCCAGTGTCAGTGGAGGCAAGACCAGTAAAACCTACGTTTATGGAGATTGATAGTGACACGCAGCACATGTTTTCTGGCTCCACATCACAGTTGGGATCCTCTTCAGCAGCAGGGCCATCCAATTCCTCTGCAGTTATCACCCACTCTTTACAGGCTCGCTGAAAATAGAAGTGTCAACAGGTAAAAACATTTTGGGGCTGTTCTATATCTATATATGAATTCTTTGATAGTTCTTAAAGCACGTTCAGCAAGAAATTTAGCTGAGTGAGGTGTTTCTTGGAGAAAACTGTGTTGCATCAATCTAAATTCAATACAGTTTTTTCCAAAATGTTTTCCCTAAAGTTTTCATGGAATGCTAAAACCTCTTGCCTAGAAAATGGACAGTGAAAGCTTCATGTTTGTTAAAAAATTTAGCTGATCTAATTGTACTGATTTCCCAAGTCAATTGAGAATTGCTGTTAAAAAACTTTCAAACACGGAAGACACCCAAATCAGTGTCTCCTCAAAGAGGCCAGATTTTTCACATTGAGCTCGCTAGAATGTTCAGGCCTGGCACAGATTAGAATTCAATTTATAGCTGATTAAAAAACTTGCTTTTTGGAATGCTGGAATGGCTTATCGTGTGTACATCTCATACAATACTAGACAATACTAGAGGGGTTCGATACCTCCTTTCCTCCATATAATAGTAACATATGTTTACACCAATGAGCTTTCCCCTGTGAAGCGAAGCAAGATCCTATTCAATGCCTGTCTGGAATTAACGGTCTCCCTCCTAGGCATGGGTATAAACTATAATATGACCATCAAAATGATCTCAATCACTCATGTCAATACCAGTAACAGTGTTAACATCAAATTGCAGCAGTAGCAAGTCAGTTGTTTGTGTAGtagtgaagcaaggtatttgtgaTCTCATTTTTGCCAGTTTCGATTTTTCCTTAGCTAGCGAGTGGTTTTTGGTTCCTACAGGAGGATGATGGCCATGGCCATAGCATTGAATTTATGGCTAGAATTGATTAGGGGATTGCCTGAAAATAACTTGAATAGGGGCTAAGACCAAGCTCTGCTTTTGGTTTTCAGTTTACGGGCTTTGATAGGTATCTGGCTGTAATAACCCAGAAAATCTTGTATTTTGTTATTTCGTTTTTGGAATTCGACTTTGATGTATAAGCGATAAATTCTTCACTGGTTTCTTaattaagaaaagaaaaaagaaagaaaatgttttGATGGTAGGAGGCCTTGTGAATCTAAAAGTTTCTTCTATCCATATTCATATCTGTTTTTGGCTTTTGGTTTACGGGCTTTGTTAGGGTTCTGGTTGAAAGAACCTGGAAATCTTGtatcttgttctttcctttttggaATTCTGCTTTGATGTATAAGCGACAAATTCTTCACTGGTTCCTTGATTAGGAAATGAAAaaagaaagacaaatggctttgTAAGGGTTCTGGTTCAAAGAACCTGGATGATCTTGTGTCCTGTTTTTCTTTTTTGGAATTCTGTTTATACAAGGAATACTGTTTTGATGTATAAGCATTAAGCAATAAATTCTTCAGCggtttgaagaaaagaaaaagaaagacaatgtTTTTGTGTTATTTTGAAACAGAATTCTAATAAGTTAAATAGACAATATGATGTATGTACACTCCAAACTCCCAAAATAAATTTCCACCTTAAAACTTCAAAGAAAATGAATTTGCACCTTACACAACTGTAAATTTGAATTCCTTGAGTGAAAGTCATAAAACAAAAGAATAGAAACTTTTTAATATTTTAGTTTGACTAGGCACTATACAGCAATGTTTGAAACGTTTTCAGTCAGGACCTGACAGAAATGAAAAACCTGGGCAGTGTTTGACAGCTATATTTCTCACAGGTATTTGGAGTCAAAGTGGGCATGCATCCAACTtctttagtttctagaataaaaattggttgaaattgaatgACGTTTTATTATGGAATGTGTAGTGTGTGAGGATATCTGTATTCAGTATCTTCattaagaaaaggaaaaagaaagaaaatgcttTGATGGTAGGGGCCTTGTGAGTCAAAAAGTTTCCTAAGTTTCCTCTATTCATATTCTTATCTGCTTTTTGTTTTTGGTTTATGGCTTTGTTAGGGTTCTGGTTAAAAGAACATGGAAAATCTTCTTTCCTGTTTTTTCTTTTTTGGAATTCTGTTTTGATGTATAAGCAACGAATTTTCCACTGGAAAGAAAATGTTGTGGTGGTATTTTGAAACAGAATTCTAATATGCTAACTAGACAATATGATGTATGTACACTCCAAACTCTCTAGAATGCACTCCaaacattcaaaataaatttaCACCTTACACATTTGTATATTTGAACTCCTTCAATGAACAAcataaaatgataaaattaaaaaataatacattaaagaaaataaatttgcaCCTTATGTTGAGAATGTGAAGTCCAACAGTCACGTGACCTTTCGCCTTCTTCCAACTCTTCATTTGATAGCTGTATATGTAGCCTTTAATGATGAACCACGTagtaaaataaaagaataaaaagttcaaaaaaatgAATTTCCACCTTATACATCTGTAAATTTGAGTTTCTTGAGTGAAAGTCTTACACATCTGTAAATTTGAGTTCCTTGAGTGAAAGTCATTAAATAAAAGAATAGAAACTTTCTAGTATTTTAGTTTGACTACGCACTACACAGCCATGTTTGA is a genomic window of Cryptomeria japonica chromosome 7, Sugi_1.0, whole genome shotgun sequence containing:
- the LOC131045711 gene encoding cysteine-rich receptor-like protein kinase 2, with product MLIVAAYVVLFQVLTDKSAADQNISNALHGCSGYNALNASVYKANLDPVLNSLAKDVLTSRFGNESKGTGGDEVYGLAQCRADFPLSHCVQCFQEARDQLALFCPTQNGGRVYVDGCFLRYENATFFTQPYDTGYSNCSSSSNSSAEKFPEKTLKLITETVGRAPANNSFAIAWTVDSASSTNIYVLAECWESLAPDGCQTCLEQAQNQIGNCLPSTQGQVLEAGCYLRYDTNSFFALNGLAATNTDRGGGSKSKTVGIIVGITGGAVLVIVAALFAYFKFRQPTLGSERLDRDQPGDFRCNFADEEPNFGGKAVRFDYEQLRAATDDFDDKNKIGEGGFGQVYKGTLQSGREIAVKRLFASESDRVTNEFWTEVEVISSVSHRNLVTLLGCCTLQDQRFLVFEYMANRSLDKNLFGKRKTSLSWEARFDIILGTARGLAYLHEHSHVRIVHRDIKAANILLDDKFQPKIADFGLARLFPRDRTHLTTRVGGTLGYTAPEYAVHGQLTEKADVYSYGVVVLEIISGRKSIQTGLPSDTQLLLPWTWRLYQRNEGLGIVDPRLGGTFDAEQVLKVINIALACTHDSSSKRPSMSYVVSMLAPVSVEARPVKPTFMEIDSDTQHMFSGSTSQLGSSSAAGPSNSSAVITHSLQAR